In the genome of Verrucomicrobiota bacterium, the window AGGACCAGCGGCTGACCCTCTCCTCTTCCACCCGCAACTTTCTCCACAGTCTCGACCAGACCGTCCACCTGGTGGTGGCCTTCCGTCGCAGTTCGCCGCTTTACCACTACGCCCGCGAACTGGCTGAGACCTACCGCCAAGCGGCCAAGAGCCGCCTCCAAGTCCATGCCTTCGACCCGGTGCGGGAGCCGAATCGAGCGGCCGAGCTGGCCCAGCGCTTTGGCGTCGAATTCGTCGGCAACTCGATCATCGTCGTTTGCGGAGAGTCCCAGCTGACCATTGCTGAAAGCAACATGGCGGTCTTCGATGAGAGCAAGAGCACTCCCCTGCTGCTGGCCCGGACGGGGGAAGAAGCGCTGTCTTCGGCCATTTACTCGGTCGCCATCACCGACCCCGCGCAGGTTTATCTTCTGACCGGGAAAGGCGCTCTGCCTCAAACCAGCGGAGGGACCGCCAGTGCGACTCTCCAGAGCATCCTGGCGCGCCAGCATGGTCGGCTGAGCGAGCTCAGCCTCGATTCCATCGAGACCATCCCAGAGGACGCCCGCGCGCTCGTGCTCATCAATCCCCGCTATGACCTGAGCGAAGACGAATTGCGCTTGGTCCACGACTGGTGGCGAGAAAAGGCGGGCGCGCTCTTGCTTCTTCTGAACCCAGAATACGAGACGCCCAATCTGAATGCCTTTGCCCGGACTTTTGGGATTTCGCCGCAGGGGAATGTGGTCCTGCGGACCGTGCAAAGTCCCGTCTCCGGCCTGACGCTCGATTATGAGGTGGCCGCCCGCTTCACTCCTGGGATCCCCTGGACGGCTAGTTTTCGGAATACCGACACCCGCTTTCCTGGAGTGTCTCAATCTCTGGAAGTCTTTGAAAATGACTCCACCTTCCTGGCCCTCAAAATCCGCCCCACCCCTCTCATCGAAAGCACCGAGGCCTTCTGGGGCGAGACCCGGCCGACCGAAGAGCCGGTCGTGCTCAGCCCGACCTTGGATGAGCCCGGCCCCGTCGCCCTCGCGGCCATGAGTGAACTCGGAGGCGTGGAAGACGGCACGCTGAAGGTCTCCACCCCCCGCCTGGTGGTGGTAGGCAATCCCCATTTGCTCGACCCCGTGCCGCTCATCAAACCGAACTACGATTTCATCTCGAGCGCGCTCAACTGGGCCATGAAACGGGAAGAACTCGTGGGGACCACGCCGGAGCAATCCCTCCTTTTCACGGCCGACATCCGTGAGGAGGACCGCACCTTCCTCAATCGACTCCTGCTCATTTTCCTGCCGGCGGGCGCGCTCCTCTTTGCGCTCTACGTCTGGCGACTTCGCCGTGAATGACCATGCGCTTTGCTCTGCCACAGCTCGTTCTGCCAAGCCTCGCCCTCGGGGTGGCTCTGGTGGCTTTGGGGGGGGTCGATTGGCGCAGCGTGCCCCCCGCGCTCGACGAGGGGGAGGCCTTCTACCAGTTTTCTCCCGAGACCGTGGCCCGAGTCCGCTTGCAGCGAGGGACAGAGGAATGTCGCTTTCACTGGAACGGTCGCCGCTGGGTCGTGACGACCCCCTTCGAGGACGAGCTCGATCCTTCCCTCGCCCCAGCGCTGGTGCAATTTCTTGACCAGGCCCGGGTGGTCGAAAGCATGGACCGCCTGCCCGAGGGAGCGCAATGGGCTGCCTACGGTTTGGCTGAAGGACAGGAACTGCTCGTGGAGTGCTTTGACAAGCACGAGCAAGTCCTGGCTCGCCTCGCCCTCGGGAGCCGCTCGCCACTCCAGCTGGAAGTCGCCACCGAAGAAGAGGAGCGAGAGCGTTTGGCGACGAGCTACCTCCGTCTCCTCGACCGGGAAGGTGATGCCCGCCTCTACCTCGCCACGGGAGCGGTCCGCGAAGCACTCGACCGCCCTTTTGCGCTCTATCGAAATCCGCACCCCTTTCCTCGGGAAATGGCCTTGGCGGTGCAGCTCGTCTTTGGCGATGCCCAGGGGGAAATCTCCCTCGAGCGGAGCAGCCCGGAGGCCCCTTGGCAGCTCGCCAGTCCGATTCGAGATCGCGCCGACCAAGAAGTGGTGACTGCCCTTTTGGAAGACTGCTTTGATCTGCGAGCCACCCAGATTTTGGCCCGCCCCGAAAGCGCGCCCTCTCAAGAGGGCAGCCTGCGCCTCTCCACTGATTTGGCCTTGGGCGGGACCGAAGAACGAGAGCGCACCTCTCTCGAATTTCACTTTGGCGAGCAAAACGGAGGCGACCTCCTGAGCGTGTCTCACGGGCAGCGTGATCTCGTCATGAAGTTGCCGGCCAGCACGGCCAAGCGCCTCGTCCCAAAAGTGAACGACCTTCGGAGTCGGCGCTTGGTCCACCTCGCCCCCGAAGAAATTCGCAACGTCGTCTTTCGTTCTCCCGGCAATGCCGACTTCTTCCTCGAAAACCTCGGCCATCGCTGGTCGCTCGGATTTTTGGGCGAGATCCAGCCCGCCAACGACCCCCTTATCGAGTTCGCCCTCCAAACCGTGCACTCGAAAATCATCCAAGAGTTCGTGACAGACTCCCTGGGCACGCTTGGCGAGTATGGCTTTGATGAACCCGATTTGGAGCTTTCCATCTTTCCTCTCGATGGCTCGTCTCCTCGCCTGCTGCGCTTCGTCCGCCAAGAGGACGGGCGGGTCTGGGTGACTCGGCGGGACCAGCCCTTTGTGGTCGAGGTCCCCGAAAGCGTCCTCGACGCCTTCCCCACCCGCCCCGAAGCCTGGCGGGACACCCTCGTCAGCAGTTTTTCCATGCTCGAGCTGCGTGCTCTCGGCATCCAAGACGCTGCCGGCAACACCATCGAACTGGACTACAACTTCCAGCGCAATCAGTGGCAAGCCTTCGTCAACGGTCAGGACGCCGGGCCTCAGCTCGACCCGGCCGCCGCCCAAGCCCTCGCGAAAGTCCTCGGAAATTATCGCGCCGAGCGGTGGCTCCTCGACTCAAAAAGGCAGGCCCTGGAACGTCTGGAAAACCCGCTTCTCACCTTGGGACTGCGAATGGAAAAAATGGACCCCAAGAACTTCGAAACGCGCGAAGAAACCCTCTTTTTGAAAATCGCCGCGCCCACCGAGCAACCGCAGGCCGCCTTTTATTACGGCCGCCGCGATGAAGAGCCCTTCGTCTTTCTACTCACTCCGCAGCAAGTGGCGGAAATCCTGGCACCCTTGGCCAGCCTCTTGTCGGCGCCGGAGTGAAAGCGCCAGAAAAGCCGATTGCTTCCGAAGAGGCTTGGTCTCTCTTGGTTGGATGAAGCGACTGGCTCTTTTTTTCGCCCTGACCGCCACCACCTACGGAGAGGAATGGATCTCCTTATTTGATGGGGAAACTCTGGCAGGCTGGACCGCGCAGGGCCCAGTCAACTGGGCGGTGGAAGACGGCACCATCACGGCCAGTGAGGGCGAAATCAGCCTGCTCACCACCGCCGAACGCTACCTGAACTACGAGCTTGAGGTGGAATTCAAAGCCCCGCTCGACACCAATAGCGGGATCTTCTTGAACTCGGAGCCGGTCGTGGAAAACGAAGCCACCGACTGCTACGAAATCAACATCGCCCCACCCACCAATCCCTTCCCCACCGGGAGCGTCGTCAAGTTTCTTCGGAAAGAAGGACTCGGGGAAAAAGACGAGTGGAGGAGCTATCGCCTCCAGGTCCAAAAGGGCGTCTTGAGCGTCACGCTCGATGGGGAAAAACTCTATGAGCTGACCGTCCAAAGCCCCCGCCCCGCCGGCCACATCGGGCTGCAATTCAATCGTGGGAAGATCGCCTTCCGAAACATCCGGCTTCGGCTCCTAGAGTAGCGCCCCACCGGGACCCCCTCCGGCGAGGGCTTGCCACCCACGAAACCAGTCCAGGCGCCCGCGAAAAGAAGCTCCTTTTCGATTGAAATGCACCGGATCTCACCAAGGCTGGACGGGCTGCAAACGTCGCAGCCCCTATCTATGAAATACGACCTTATCGTCATCGGCGGCGGGCCTGCGGGCTACGTGGGAGCCATCCGTGCCGCTCAACTCGGAAAAAAAGTGGCCTGCGTCGAAATGGACCGCGCGGGAGGCACTTGTCTGAACTGGGGCTGCATCCCCACCAAGTCTCTCCTGAAGAACGCCGAACTCTACCACACCATGAAACACCGGGCGGAGGAGTTCGGTCTCTCGGCCGAAAACCTGACCTTTGATTGGTCTAAGATCGTGGGCCGATCACGCAAGGTCTCGGACCAACTGGCAGGGGGCATCGAATTCCTCTTCAAAAAGAACAAAGTCGATTACCTCGCAGGCCAAGGCAAAGTCCTCGGTCCGGGAAAAGTCGAGGTGGAAACGGCCGACGGCAAAAAAGAAACCCACGACTGCACCGACCTGCTCATTGCCACCGGGTGCAAAAGCCGGGACATGCCCGGTTTCCCCTTCGACGGTGAAAAGATCATCAGCTCTAAGGAAGCCATGGTCCTGAAAGAGCAGCCCAAGGAAATCGTCATCATCGGAGCCGGCGCCATTGGGATCGAGTTTGCCTACGTTTTCAACGCTTACGGCACCAAAGTCACCGTAGTGGAGATGCAACCAAACATCTTACCGGTGGAGGACGAGGAAATCAGCAAGGAGCTGGCCAAGGCCTTCAAAAAACAGGGCATCACCTGCCTGACGAACACCAAGACCACCGACATAAAAAAGACCGCCCAAGGGGTCGAGATCACCGTCGAAGGCAAGAAAAAGCAAACCCTGAAAGCGGACCTCTGCTTGGTGGCCATCGGCGTCCAAGCCGTCTTGCCCAAAGGGGTCGAAAAGGCCAAGCTGGACCGCGGGTATCTGGTGGTAAACGATCGCTATGAAACCACCATGAAAGGCGTCTTCGCGGTGGGCGATATCATTGGCCCCCCCTGGCTGGCGCACACCGCCAGTTTCGAGGCCATCCAATGCATCGAAGGCATTTACAAGCAGGGCCACACCCCCAAGCGAGTGGAAACCTTCCCAGGCTGCACCTACTGCCACCCCCAGGTAGCCAGCGTGGGCCTGACCGAACGGGCAGCCAAAGAAAAGGGCATCGACTACATCACGGGCAAGATTCCCTTCCAAGCCATCGGCAAAGCCATCGCCGTGGGCGAGCCGGGCGGCTTCGTGAAACTGGTCGTGGGCAAAACACACCACGAAGTCCTGGGCGCGCACATCATCGGGGACAATGCCACCGAACTGATCGCTGAAATTGGCTTGGCTATTGAAATGGAAGCCACCTTGGAGGAACTGGAAAACACCATCCACGCCCACCCCACTCTGAGCGAATCCATTCACGAAGCCGCCAGCGCCGCCGAAGGCATGGCCATTCACTTCTGATCCCGAGCTGCCCCAGCTGACTAAGGTGCCGAAGGTGCCAGAGGCAATCGCAAAACTCGATCTTGCGAAGTCAGGTAGAGAAAGCGCCCCCCATTGCCAAAGGCCACATTGGCCGTGGGCCGCGTGCAAAGAACCCGGCCCAGAAGCTGGCCTTGGGGGTTGAGAATGAGGAGGCCGCCGGGGCCGGTCGCGAAGACCGTTCCATCCGGCCCCACCTTGAGGCCATCCGGCAAGCCCGGCCCGGAAAGCGGGCTGCTATCGAAGAAGACCTCGCCTTCTCCCAAGTTGCCATCGGCCTTCACCGGGTAGGCCATGATGACGGGAGCGGGGCGGTGGCTCTGCGCCACATACAGCACGCTTTCATCCGGGGAGAAGGCGAGGCCATTCGGGCGGATCAGCGAATCGACGAGCAAGTGGACCTCTCCCGCAGGCGTCACGCGAAAGACCCCGAAAAAAGGCAGCTCCCGAGAGGGGTCGTCCTCTCCTTCCGGCAAACCATAGGGCGGATCGGTGAAATAAAGATCGCCTCCGCTATGCAGGGCGAGGTCATTCGGGGAGTTGAACCGCTTCCCTTGAAAGCGATCCGCCACCGTCAACTTCCCCCCGCTTTCAGTGAGGACGGAAACGCGGCGATCGCCATGTTCGCACGAGAGAAGTCGCCCCGCCTGATCCCAGGCCAGCCCATTGGCCCCGGAAACCCTCGCGCTCCCGATCGGACCGGTAAAGCCCGAGGGTTGCAAGTAGATCGAAGCTTCTTTGTCCCCCTCCCGCCATTGGTAGACGATATTGTTGGGCACATCCGAGAAGAGCAAGCGCGCCTGCGCCGCGTCCCAGACCGGACCCTCCGCCCAGCGAAATCCCGTGCAGAGCGTCTCGATTTGGGTGCCGGGAGCGATGATGGCGTCGAGCCCCGGGTCGAGTCGCTCAATCGACTCCGGTCCAGCCACCGCCGCCATCCAAGAAGACAAAAAGACGCCCACCGCAAGCGTCCACCGACCAGATCCCGCCCCAGACTTCATGCTAGGAAAGCGACCCCACCCTGGGGGGCTTGTCAGGAAAGCATGGGAGGCATTCCGCCATCAACCCGGCTCCACCCAATCCGCCTCGATCCACTCGTTCTCCCGCAACACCTCTGCCAAGATCGGGAGCTGGGTCAGCCTTTCTAAGACGCCCTTGTTGGAAACGGAGGCCAAGTCGAGCTCATCCACCAGATGATTGAAGATCCAGCCCTTCTGCGGCAGGCCTGTTTCTTGAATGGCCTTCCAGGTGAGAAGGGAATGGTTGAGGGCACCCAATCGATTGTTCACCACCACCACCACGGGGAGGCCCAGCGCCTTCGCCAGATCCGCCATGCTCTCCTCTTCTGAAATGGGCACCGCCCAGCCCCCCGCCCCTTCCACCAGCACCACATCGAAGCGCGATTGCAGGTCCAGGAAACCGTCCACCAGGGGAGCGATTTCCATCGGCTTGCTCTCGATCTGGGCCGCCACCAAAGGGGCCGCCGCCGTCAAATAGGCCAAGGGATTGATCTCCTCGAGGGTGAGACCCTCCTCACTCGCCTCCTGCAAGGCTTTGGCGTCCTCCAAGCCACCACAACTGACCGGCTTGTAGCCCACTGCCCGAATGCCCTCCTCGCGCAGTGCTTGGAGAAGCAGGCAAGTCACATAAGTCTTGCCCGCGCCCGTATCCGTCCCGGTGATGAAGTAGTGCATGGAAATCGTTCGGCGGCCGAAAAACCGTTCTCGCTGACCTCGGCCAGAGTCGGTCGCCCGTCGAGGGAGACTTGCCCCTGACGTGCCTCATGCGTCCGGATTAGGAACCACACGATCACCGCCACTCCCAGCGCCACCAGTTTCGACTTCCAATTCACCAGCAACAGGTCTTTCATTCTTCGGTTGGTCTTCTTCTTCGATGGTGTCGGGAAACAGCCACTGTCCCAGCTTCCGGCGGTAAGCCTCCGGCTTCAAGCCTTTCATCAGCTCGCCGTTCTGGCAGAGAGAAACCGAGCCCGTCTCCTCGGAGACAATGATGGCGATGGCATCGCTCTCCTCCGTCACCCCCACCCCGGCCCGGTGCCGCAGGCCGATGGAACGGTCCTGCATCTCTCGCTGGCTCAGGGGAAAGACACAGCCGGCCGCGGCGATCTTGTCCTTGTCCAAAACGACGCCCCCATCGTGGAGAGAAGCCCGGGGGTGAAAAATCGAAAGGAGCAACTCCGTGGAAACCTCTGCGTTCAAGGTCACGCCCGTCTCGCTATACTGAGTCAGCTCGATGCCGCGTTCGATCGCGATGAGCGCCCCAAAACGCTTGTTGGAAAGCTGTTGGATCGCCTCCACCAGCAACTCGATTTGCTCCCGCTTGGCGTCGGTGATGGAAAAAAGCCGGTGGCTGCCGAGATCCCCCAGCAAGCGACGCAGCTCCGGTTGGAACGTCACCACCAAGGCCAAGGCCAGGATCGCGGAAATGCTCTTGATGATGGTGCCGATCACCACCAGATCGAGCAACTCCGACACCAAAGTCAGAGTCAGCAAAAGAACGACAAAGCCCGTCAAAATGCGCGCCCCCCGCGTCTTGCGGAAATGCTTGTAGAGCTGGTAGAACAGAACCGTCAGGATGAGGATCTCCACCGCCGCCCGCCAGGGACTGGAAAAGTAAACGTCCATCGCCGCCGCCATGCTACCGGGTCGAGCGGAAGACGTCAACGGAGAGGACCCGCAATGGCCTCCCCCATGCGAAGGGCCTCCTCATTGCGCTGCACATCGTGCACCCGGTGCAAGAGAACCCCCCGCGCCCGCGCCCAACAGCTGAGCGCGGCCGTGGCCGCATCTCGATCCCCGGCCTCAGGCAGCTGGAGCACCCTCCCCAAGAACGACTTCCGCGAAACCCCCAAAAGGACCGGCTGCCCCAGAGCTACCAAAACCGGCAAGGCCCTCAGCAAGGCCAGATTGTGCTCGAGCGTCTTGCCAAAACCGATCCCAGGATCCAAGGCGATCCGCTCTCGCTCCATCCCCTCCTGGACGGCCCGCTCCACCTGCGATTGCAGAAAGGCCCTCACCTCCGCCACCACATCCAGGTAGCCGGGCCGCTCCTGCATCGTCCGCGGCGTGCCCTGCATATGCATTATCACGACCGCCGCCCCGGAAGCGATCGCCACCTCGCGCATCTCGGGATCGCGCAAGCCGGTGATGTCATTGATGCCATCGGCCCCAGCTGCCATGGCGGCGGCCGCCACGCTCGGCTTCACCGTATCGATGGTGATCCAAGCCTCCGTGACTCGTCGCAAGCCCTCGATCACCGGCACCACCCGAGCCCGCTCCTCCGCTTCCGAAACCGGTTGCGCCCCCGGGCGGGAAGACTCCCCGCCCACATCGAGAATCCGGGCCCCCCTCCCCAGCATGGCTCGCCCATGGGCCACCGCCGACTCCACCCGGATGAACTGCCCTCCATCGGAAAAGGAATCAGGCGTCACATTGAGCACCCCCATGAGAGCCGCTCGGGCGAGCGATAAATCGCCCCGCGGCCCCCGCCAGATGGCGGGCGATTTCGGCCTTTCGTTTTCCTCTACCATCCCCTAGTCTCTCTCCCTGATGGCGGGACTTCGCATCTTCATTCTCAGCCTCCTGCTTCCTTCCCTGGGCTGGAGCCAAAAAAACCCGGATCACGGAGTGCGCATCGTCATCCACCCCGATGGCAATCGCACGGAAATCCTTCGCAACGTCAACGATCGCTCGCTCACCACCATCACCCGGGACCCAGACGGGAACATCGTCAAAAAACAAACGTACTTCCTGGATGCCCAAGGCCGCGAAAAACGGGCCGCCATCTACGACCCCACCGGCAACCTCCTCTTCCACGTCCTCTTCGAATACGACCCCTACAGCGGCAAACTCGTGGAAGAAGGCATGTACAATCGGGACAAAGAACTCGTCCGCTTGGTCAAACATCGCTACGACGCCAACGGCCAACCCCTCCCCGCCCACGCCTTCAGCATCCGGAATCGAAATCAGCCCCTCGCCCCCGTCGCCCCCCCCATCCAGATCCCCGTCGGGAACACCCATGCCATGTCGGAAGAAGTCCGCCAAGCAGCCCCCCTCGCCCCGCCGGTCCCGGCTCTCAGTAATGGGGCTTCGCCGCCCCGTTACTACCAACCCCCTGGCACGCCCTCACCGCAGCAGCCTACGCGACCGGGCAACGTCCCCCAAAAACCGGAGCGGCGGCCCCTCTTCGGCGGCTAGACTCGCCCCCGCCATGAAGTCACCCCTCGCCCTGCTCCTCTTCCTCTCGGCCAGCGGGCTGGCACTGGGCTCCTTTCTCTGGGGCCAAGTATGGAAACTGCGCGCCCTCGAAGGGATCGCCTCCAGCGCGCCCACCGAACTGGAAGCGCAACTCGTGGACGCGCAGAACCAAATCGACATCCTCGAAGGCGACCGGGAAACCCTCATGCAGGACTACCTCCAACTGCTGCAAGAAGGCGAAACGAACGCCCCGGAAAGCATCCCCCCGCCCACCGACCTCCAGGGGCGCATCACCGCCCTGCGCGGCCTGCCTTTCAATCCTCCGCCCCTCTACCTCAAGCTCCCCCGCATGGACTATGACGACGCCGTCTCCGAAGCGGTCACCGGCTGGCTGGAAGAAGAAAAGCTCGACGCCTTCAATCGCAGCTACGCCCGCCTGGGACTCTTCCAAGACCAGCTCAATCTCTGGACCGTCTACTCTCGGCTCTACGCCGGGGAATCGATCGTCTTCTTCGACCCCACCCAGCAAAGCCTCCTCATGACCGAAGGCTTCGACTTCGACGAAATCGACGCCAGCCTCCGCCTCGTCGCCCCCGCCCTCTCCCGCATGCTCGACCAGCAGCACCACCAGATCGGCGGGCCCCTCGTCATCCCGGAAAACGATGACCAAGACCTCGCCCTGGCCGCCCTCTCCTACGGGACCGCCAAATGGATCGAAGAAACCATCCTCGGACCGAAAGAAACCCCCACCGATGGGGCCGAAGACGTCCGCGACGCCCTTTATGGCATCCCCGACTTCCTCCGCGCGCGCACCCGCTTCCTTCACCAACAAGGCCACGCCTACGTCCAAGCCCGCCTCGAAGCCGGCCGCACCCTCGCCGAACTCTACCAAAACCCACCCCGCACCACCCGGGAAATCCTTCACCCCGAGGCCGCGCCCCTCCCGCAACCAGCCTGGAAGGACCTCCCCCTGCCCGGGGAGAAATGGACCGAACTCCGCGCCAACACCCTGGGAGAATGGGCCATCGCCCACCTCCTCGACACACCGGAAGCCGCCCAAGGCTGGCGGGGCGATCGCTACCAAACCTGGTTCCAAAGCGATGAAGGGGACCAGCTGATCTGGCGACTGCGCTTCGAAACCGAAAAAGCCGCCCAAAACTTCGTGACCGCCTTCCTCCCCTTGGTGGAAGCCGAAACCTTCGTCCCCGCCATCCGGGAAAGCGAAACCAGCTGGCTGAGCGAAGGCCCGCGCAGCGCCAAACTCTGGCGCCCGCAGCCAAACACCGTCCACTACATCGACGCCACCAGCCCCCCACTCCGCCAACGCCTCGAAGCCGCCATGAGCGCAGCCCCAGGACCATGACCGCCAAGCAAGTCTACTATGAAGGGCGGGTCCAAGGAGTCGGATTCCGCTACACCACGAAACAAATCGCCATGGGCTATGACCTCTCCGGCTGGGTCCGCAACCTGGCCGACGGGCGGGTAGCGCTCCAAATCTCCGGCGAAGAAAAAGAACTGGAAGCCTTCCTCCAGGAAATCCGCGAAAGCGTCTTAGGAGGCCACATCCGCAAAGAAGAAAGCGAAACCCTCACCAGCTCGCAACCAGAGCCCGGCTTCCACATCAAGCACTAGAAGCGGCCTCATAAATAGGACGATTTCTATTCATGGAGACCGCTCTTTGAAAACGCCTAGTATCGGTGGCCCGCGACGTCCCCGGCGCGGCGGGTGCGATGAGCTAATTCGTAAACCACTCACCCACCCAAGGCCTTTCCGACTACCTATCACTTGGGATCAGCTGCACCCAGAACACAAGTCTCCCCCCACCGCGCCGGGGACGTCGCGGGCCACCGGGGAAAGCTTGCTACCCCGGTTTCCGGGGGGCTTCTGCTAGGATGGTCTTCGCGGTATCCCATTGGTTCTCTACCCTATTCATCGATGACTCCTATACACCTCACAAAGAATACGACTTCTATTTGCGAGACCGCTTCTAATATCAAGCTCCAGAATACACTGTTAGAATGGAGGGAAGAAGGTGTGGGGAAGAGGCGCTGAAGCGCGGGGAAGGGAGAGCCGGTGTCTTTCGAGCCAATTCTGCAGCCTGGTATCAGGCTTGGACGGCGGTCCTTTTTATTTGTCCTCCGAGGCAAGGGGGTCCAGCTTTCACCGGGATGAGGTTCCTTTTCAAAGGCGGTTTTTGGCGGGCTCTGGCGCTGATTTTGGTGCTGGGCTTTTTCGGGCTGACGGCGCTCCTTTACTTCCAAGATCGCGAGACCTTCAAGCGAGGGGTGCGGGCCCTGATGGCGGCCATTTCAGCCCGCAGTGAGGACCCCGAAGTGCGCTATGTGGAGCGGGAGAAGGAGATCGAGGTCTTTCGAGATCGCATTGTCGAGAGGGAGAAGGTGGTCAAGGTCTACCCCGATCTGCCCTCGACCCATGGCGATCCGGTGCACTACGACCCCAAAAAACTCTACTCAGGAATCCAGATCCGGACCGAGGTGCAGGCCGAGGAGGGAAGGCAAGCTTCTCTCGAACGCCAGACGGACGAGGCCTACGAGCTTCAGTTCCAGGTCAAGGTCACTCTTCCTGATCCCGAACTGTCTCTTTCCGATTTTGCCAAGCTCAACCCTCACCTCCTCTCCGGGCTGCCCGGCCTGCAAGTGATGGTTCCGGAGGCGGAAGTGTCCGGGTTTTTCTATCAGCTGTATGAAAACAAGGTCAATCGGGTTCAGTCCAAGCTCTACCAACTCGATCGGATCCTGACACGGCACAATTTCTTCGACTGCGAGACGATGCTGGAGCTGACCCATCCCGAGACCGGACGCAAGGCCCTCCTCATCCAAGCCGATATGGATGTGGTGTCTGATGGTTCGGATGGCGATCGCATGCCGGAGATGCCGGACAAAATCGTGAACTCTTCCTACTACCAGCCCTTCACCAGCTATGGCTGGGCCAAGCGAGGCGAGACCGTCAATCCACTGATCGCTCCCCGACGGAAGTGGCTGAAGGAGGCGGAGGAGGAGTACAAAATCGTGGGCCTGCCGGCGGCACGCAATCGCTATTTGGAAGCACGCATTGCCCGGATGAAGCGGGAGATCGCTGATCTCGAGGCCCGCAGCTTTCTCATTGCGGAGGCCGATCCTTTCATCGTGGTGCCTCTGTATTTTTTCCGTTATGTCGGCCAAGTGGCCCATGCGCCCATGGTGGGCGATTACGCGGTCGTCATTCACGAGGATCGCTTCCTCCCGGCCATTGTGGGCGATGCGGGACCGACTTTCAAGGCGGGCGAGGCTTCTCTTCGGATGGCGAAGGAGCTCGACCCGCGGTCCAATCCCTATCGCCGCCCGGTGAGCGATCTGAGCGTGAGCTATCTGGTTTTCCCGGGCACCAAAAAGAAACCGCATGGGCCACCCGACTACCAGGAGTGGAGAAGCCGGTGCCAAGAGCTGCTCGATGACATGGGGGGCTTGGCCGAGGGCTACGCTTTGCATTCCTGGGACAACATTCTGCCCGAGCCGGAGCCGGTGGAAGAAGCGCCTCCGGCCGAGGAAACGACGGGCCAGGAGGCAGCGGCCGCCGAGGAATCGACTCCGACGGTCGTCACTCCGTGAGCCCTCGCTCACCCCTGAGCC includes:
- a CDS encoding DUF4340 domain-containing protein: MRFALPQLVLPSLALGVALVALGGVDWRSVPPALDEGEAFYQFSPETVARVRLQRGTEECRFHWNGRRWVVTTPFEDELDPSLAPALVQFLDQARVVESMDRLPEGAQWAAYGLAEGQELLVECFDKHEQVLARLALGSRSPLQLEVATEEEERERLATSYLRLLDREGDARLYLATGAVREALDRPFALYRNPHPFPREMALAVQLVFGDAQGEISLERSSPEAPWQLASPIRDRADQEVVTALLEDCFDLRATQILARPESAPSQEGSLRLSTDLALGGTEERERTSLEFHFGEQNGGDLLSVSHGQRDLVMKLPASTAKRLVPKVNDLRSRRLVHLAPEEIRNVVFRSPGNADFFLENLGHRWSLGFLGEIQPANDPLIEFALQTVHSKIIQEFVTDSLGTLGEYGFDEPDLELSIFPLDGSSPRLLRFVRQEDGRVWVTRRDQPFVVEVPESVLDAFPTRPEAWRDTLVSSFSMLELRALGIQDAAGNTIELDYNFQRNQWQAFVNGQDAGPQLDPAAAQALAKVLGNYRAERWLLDSKRQALERLENPLLTLGLRMEKMDPKNFETREETLFLKIAAPTEQPQAAFYYGRRDEEPFVFLLTPQQVAEILAPLASLLSAPE
- the lpdA gene encoding dihydrolipoyl dehydrogenase; amino-acid sequence: MKYDLIVIGGGPAGYVGAIRAAQLGKKVACVEMDRAGGTCLNWGCIPTKSLLKNAELYHTMKHRAEEFGLSAENLTFDWSKIVGRSRKVSDQLAGGIEFLFKKNKVDYLAGQGKVLGPGKVEVETADGKKETHDCTDLLIATGCKSRDMPGFPFDGEKIISSKEAMVLKEQPKEIVIIGAGAIGIEFAYVFNAYGTKVTVVEMQPNILPVEDEEISKELAKAFKKQGITCLTNTKTTDIKKTAQGVEITVEGKKKQTLKADLCLVAIGVQAVLPKGVEKAKLDRGYLVVNDRYETTMKGVFAVGDIIGPPWLAHTASFEAIQCIEGIYKQGHTPKRVETFPGCTYCHPQVASVGLTERAAKEKGIDYITGKIPFQAIGKAIAVGEPGGFVKLVVGKTHHEVLGAHIIGDNATELIAEIGLAIEMEATLEELENTIHAHPTLSESIHEAASAAEGMAIHF
- a CDS encoding DUF1080 domain-containing protein, coding for MKRLALFFALTATTYGEEWISLFDGETLAGWTAQGPVNWAVEDGTITASEGEISLLTTAERYLNYELEVEFKAPLDTNSGIFLNSEPVVENEATDCYEINIAPPTNPFPTGSVVKFLRKEGLGEKDEWRSYRLQVQKGVLSVTLDGEKLYELTVQSPRPAGHIGLQFNRGKIAFRNIRLRLLE
- the bioD gene encoding dethiobiotin synthase, with product MHYFITGTDTGAGKTYVTCLLLQALREEGIRAVGYKPVSCGGLEDAKALQEASEEGLTLEEINPLAYLTAAAPLVAAQIESKPMEIAPLVDGFLDLQSRFDVVLVEGAGGWAVPISEEESMADLAKALGLPVVVVVNNRLGALNHSLLTWKAIQETGLPQKGWIFNHLVDELDLASVSNKGVLERLTQLPILAEVLRENEWIEADWVEPG
- a CDS encoding SMP-30/gluconolactonase/LRE family protein, with product MKSGAGSGRWTLAVGVFLSSWMAAVAGPESIERLDPGLDAIIAPGTQIETLCTGFRWAEGPVWDAAQARLLFSDVPNNIVYQWREGDKEASIYLQPSGFTGPIGSARVSGANGLAWDQAGRLLSCEHGDRRVSVLTESGGKLTVADRFQGKRFNSPNDLALHSGGDLYFTDPPYGLPEGEDDPSRELPFFGVFRVTPAGEVHLLVDSLIRPNGLAFSPDESVLYVAQSHRPAPVIMAYPVKADGNLGEGEVFFDSSPLSGPGLPDGLKVGPDGTVFATGPGGLLILNPQGQLLGRVLCTRPTANVAFGNGGRFLYLTSQDRVLRLPLAPSAP
- a CDS encoding GldG family protein, translated to MSQTDHPPASARDRRLRPLWRSLQIGGALVLFVSVNVLSCQHYFQRDFTEDQRLTLSSSTRNFLHSLDQTVHLVVAFRRSSPLYHYARELAETYRQAAKSRLQVHAFDPVREPNRAAELAQRFGVEFVGNSIIVVCGESQLTIAESNMAVFDESKSTPLLLARTGEEALSSAIYSVAITDPAQVYLLTGKGALPQTSGGTASATLQSILARQHGRLSELSLDSIETIPEDARALVLINPRYDLSEDELRLVHDWWREKAGALLLLLNPEYETPNLNAFARTFGISPQGNVVLRTVQSPVSGLTLDYEVAARFTPGIPWTASFRNTDTRFPGVSQSLEVFENDSTFLALKIRPTPLIESTEAFWGETRPTEEPVVLSPTLDEPGPVALAAMSELGGVEDGTLKVSTPRLVVVGNPHLLDPVPLIKPNYDFISSALNWAMKREELVGTTPEQSLLFTADIREEDRTFLNRLLLIFLPAGALLFALYVWRLRRE